The DNA sequence AACGGTCCCGAACGCGTCACGGCACAACTGCACGAGTGCTTCACCGGTTCCGGCTGCCGAGACGCTCGCGGCGTGCGATACGGCATAGCCGCCGCCGATCGCAATCTCTGAAGCGACCGCTGCCGCCCCGACAGCGTCAATGTCGGCAACCACGACCGCGGCGCCCTGTTGGGCGGCCGCGATCGCGTATGCGCGTCCGAGACCCCGCGCCGCTCCGGTCACAATGACGGCGCGATCTTCGAGGGCTCTTGTCATTAGCTGAGGCGTTCGAGAATCATGGCCATACCCTGGCCACCAGCAACACACATCGTCTCAAGTGCGAACTGCTCATCGCGCTCCTGCAGAGCGTGAATCGCGGTCGTCGTGATGCGCGCACCGGTCATACCAAACGGGTGGCCGAGCGCGATGGCGCCACCGTTGACGTTGACCTTGTCAGCGTCGATACCGATGTCGTCGATGGAGGGCAGCACCTGGGCGGCGAACGCCTCGTTGATCTCCATGATGTCCATGTCACCGATCGACATCTTTGCGTTCGCGAGCGCCTGCTGTACAGCGCCGACCGGGCCGAGACCCATGATTTCAGCGCTCACCGACGAAACACCGGTGGACACAATACGAGCCAGCGGCGTCAGGCCAAGCTCCTTCGCACGCACGTCACTCATGATGACGAGAGCTGCGGCACCGTCGTTGAGCGGGCAGCAGTTGGCGGCGGTGACGGTGCCGTCAGCGCGGAACACCGGCTGCAGACCCGAGATGCCTTCCAGCGTGACGCCGGCACGCGGGCCGTCGTCAGTGGACACGATGGTTCCGTCGCCCAGCGTGACGGGCGTGATGTCCTTCTCCCAGAAGCCGCGCGCCTTGGCGGCTTCTGCGCGGTTCTGCGAGCGCACAGCCCACTCATCCTGAGCCTGGCGCGACACCGAGCGGAGACCGGCAACGTTCTCAGCGGTCTCGCCCATCGCAATGTAAATGTCGGGGCGGTCGCCGCGCTCGCGTGGGTCGCTCCAGACGAAGCCGGGGGTCTGCGCGTTGGCAGCGGTGCGCTCCATCTCAGCAGCCCATGCCGGGTGCTTCGTGTTCTCCATGCCGTCAGCCTTGCCCAGGCCGAAGCGGGAAACGGCCTCGACACCAGCAGAGATGAAGACGTCGCCTTCACCGGCCTTGATCGCGTGGAAAGCCATGCGCGAGGTCTGCAACGACGACGAGCAGTAACGCTGAACGGTCACGCCAGGAACGGTGTCCAGGCCAATCTGCTGTGCCACGATGCGCGCGATGTTGTAACCCTGCTCGCCCGCGGGCTGAGCGTTACCCATCATCAGGTCAACGACCGTGGTGGGGTCAAGCTCCGGAACCGCGGCGAGAGCGGCGCGCACCATTTGCGACGCAAGGTCGTCGGCGCGCATGTCCTTAAGAGATCCCTTGAACGCGCGGCCAATTGGCGAGCGAACAGCGGAGACGATGACGGCTTCAGGCATCTTCTGCCCTTTCTGCGGGGAACGCATCAGCGTTCGGGGTGTGAGCGAGGAAGGCGGGCCATTCGCCGCCGCCGTCGACATTGAGGATGGCGCCTGTCGTGTGCGAAGACAGGTCAGACGCGAGCATGACACATGTTGCACCAAGCTCAAGCGGGTTTGCCAGGCGCCCCCGCGGGATTGTGGCGGCAACCCCGGCAAGCTGCTCAGGGGTTCCGTAGTGTCCATCAGCTGACTCCGTGCCCACGAGGCCCGAGCTAATGGCGTTGACGCGAATGCGCGGCGCCCATTCAGCGCCAAGCGATCGGGTGAGGTTTTCCAGCGCTGCCTTCGCCGCACCGTACACGGCGGTACCGGGGCTGGGGCGACGAGCAGAAATCGACGTGATGTTCACGACGTTGCCGCCGGTCTTCTCCAGGTGCGGGTACGCCGCGTGGCATGCGTACGAGGCGGAGAAGAAGTTAATCTCCATGATCGCCTTCTGGTAGCGCGGCGATCCGTCTTTGAAAGCCGAGAAGGGCGATCCGCCCACGTTGTTCACGAGCACATCGAGGCGCCCGTGGCGCTCAGCGATACCGTCGATCCATGCCGCCACCTGCTCAGCGTCACGCACGTCAACGGCGGTGAAAGCGGCGGAACCAATGGGTGTCTCTGGCGCCGTGCGCGCGCAGTACTCAACGGTTGCGCCCGCTTCAAGAAAACGGGTGACGATTCCTCGTCCGACACCCTTGCTGCCACCGGTGATGGCAACAACCTTGCCGGTGAAGTCCAATGCGATACTCACGCGTCCTCCTTGCGCATCTTTGCGTCCCTT is a window from the Microbacterium sp. NC79 genome containing:
- a CDS encoding acetyl-CoA C-acetyltransferase codes for the protein MPEAVIVSAVRSPIGRAFKGSLKDMRADDLASQMVRAALAAVPELDPTTVVDLMMGNAQPAGEQGYNIARIVAQQIGLDTVPGVTVQRYCSSSLQTSRMAFHAIKAGEGDVFISAGVEAVSRFGLGKADGMENTKHPAWAAEMERTAANAQTPGFVWSDPRERGDRPDIYIAMGETAENVAGLRSVSRQAQDEWAVRSQNRAEAAKARGFWEKDITPVTLGDGTIVSTDDGPRAGVTLEGISGLQPVFRADGTVTAANCCPLNDGAAALVIMSDVRAKELGLTPLARIVSTGVSSVSAEIMGLGPVGAVQQALANAKMSIGDMDIMEINEAFAAQVLPSIDDIGIDADKVNVNGGAIALGHPFGMTGARITTTAIHALQERDEQFALETMCVAGGQGMAMILERLS
- a CDS encoding SDR family oxidoreductase, encoding MSIALDFTGKVVAITGGSKGVGRGIVTRFLEAGATVEYCARTAPETPIGSAAFTAVDVRDAEQVAAWIDGIAERHGRLDVLVNNVGGSPFSAFKDGSPRYQKAIMEINFFSASYACHAAYPHLEKTGGNVVNITSISARRPSPGTAVYGAAKAALENLTRSLGAEWAPRIRVNAISSGLVGTESADGHYGTPEQLAGVAATIPRGRLANPLELGATCVMLASDLSSHTTGAILNVDGGGEWPAFLAHTPNADAFPAERAEDA